A part of Canis lupus familiaris isolate Mischka breed German Shepherd chromosome 4, alternate assembly UU_Cfam_GSD_1.0, whole genome shotgun sequence genomic DNA contains:
- the LOC111095419 gene encoding LOW QUALITY PROTEIN: histo-blood group ABO system transferase-like isoform X3 (The sequence of the model RefSeq protein was modified relative to this genomic sequence to represent the inferred CDS: inserted 3 bases in 2 codons; deleted 1 base in 1 codon) — MIFSRTVYAQSKVLTPCRSDVLVLTPWLAPVVWEGTFNTDXNEQFRLRNTTIGLTVFAIRKYVVFLELFLQTAEKHFMVGHRVTYYVFTDQPADVPHVPLREGRRVEVLKVPSAPSWQVSMHRMEMISNFLQQRSLHEVDYLVCVDVDMKFCDHVGVEILSPLFGTLHPGFHGAAREAFTYELQPQSQAYILRNEGDFYYSGGFFGGSVVEVLQLTTARHQAMVVDQANGLEAVWHDESHLNRYLLDHKPTKVLSPEYLWDRQKLGWPXVMKKLRFVAVPKGHLGILCPRVTWTSGAPEGQVQAPGHPHTLRC; from the exons ATGATTTTTTCCAGGACCGTTTATGCACAGTCCAAGGTGCTAACACCCTGCAGGAGCGATGTGTTGGTCCTGACCCCGTGGCTGGCGCCCGTCGTCTGGGAAGGGACCTTCAACACTGA GAATGAGCAGTTCCGGCTCCGGAACACCACCATCGGACTCACGGTGTTTGCTATCAGAAAATACGTGGTCTTCCTGGAGCTGTTTCTGCAGACGGCAGAGAAGCACTTCATGGTGGGACACAGGGTCACTTATTACGTCTTCACTGACCAGCCGGCTGATGTGCCCCACGTGCCCCTCAGGGAGGGCCGCAGGGTGGAGGTCCTCAAGGTCCCCAGCGCCCCGAGCTGGCAGGTGTCCATGCACCGCATGGAGATGATCAGCAACTTCTTGCAGCAGCGCTCCCTCCACGAGGTGGACTACCTAGTGTGCGTGGACGTGGACATGAAGTTCTGTGACCATGTGGGCGTGGAGATCCTATCC CCCCTCTTTGGCACCCTGCACCCCGGTTTTCATGGGGCAGCCCGCGAGGCCTTCACCTACGAGCTCCAGCCGCAGTCCCAGGCCTACATTCTGAGAAACGAGGGTGACTTTTACTACTCAGGGGGCTTTTTCGGGGGGTCGGTGGTCGAGGTTCTCCAGCTGACCACGGCCCGTCACCAGGCAATGGTGGTGGACCAGGCCAACGGGCTCGAGGCCGTGTGGCACGATGAGAGCCACCTGAACAGGTACCTGCTGGACCACAAGCCCACCAAGGTGCTGTCCCCGGAGTATCTGTGGGACCGACAGAAGCTGGGCTGGC CCGTCATGAAGAAGCTGAGATTCGTGGCTGTGCCCAAGGGTCACCTGGGCATCCTGTGCCCAAGGGTCACCTGGACATCCGGGGCTCCTGAGGGGCAAGTCCAGGCCCCCGGCCACCCCCACACTCTGAGGTGCTGA